The DNA window GCACTGGTGGCCGGCGTCCTGTCCGGCTGGGGGCTGCTGTTCCAGTTCTGGGCATGGTGGATCGTGTTGCCTGCGCTGGGCCTGTTCGCATTGTCGCTGGTGGATGACATACGCAACCTGTCGCCGCGCACGCGGCTGGTCGGGCACTTTATCGCTGCGCTGGTCGCCGTGTCGGGGGCGGGCGTTCCCTTGTTGTGGGCCGTCCCGGTGGTGCTGTTCATCGTGTGGATGACCAATCTGTATAACTTCATGGACGGCTCGGACGGGCTGGCGGGCGGCATGGCGCTGTTCGGCTTCAGCTTCTACGGGATCGCCGGGCTGATGAACGGCAACGAGGCTTTCGCCATACTGAATCTCACGGTTGGCGCTGCGGCGCTGGGTTTCCTCTACCATAATTTCCACCCGGCCAGGATGTTCATGGGAGACGCGGGCTCCATCACGCTCGGTTTCCTTGCCGCAACTTTCGGCGTGTGGGGTTGGCAACAAGGCTATTGGCCGTTCTGGTTCCCGATACTGGTCTTTTCGCCGTTCGTCGCCGATGCGACCCTGACGCTGTTCATCCGCCTGCGACGCGGCGAGAAACTTGCGCAGGCGCACCGCAGCCATTATTACCAGCGTCTGGTGCAGATGGGCTGGGGACATCGCAACACCGCGCTGGCCGAATACCTGTTGATGTTGCTGGCAGGGATCTCCGCATTATGGGGTGTCGGCCTGGATGCAATGGGTCAGGGCGGCCTGCTGGCGTGGTGGGGAACGATCTATCTGGGGCTGTCGATGTGGGTCGATCGCCGCTGGTTGCGGCATCAGGCCGGGCAAGGAGGCAACGATGGCGCGTAGCTGGAGTGGCAAGGCCGCACTGGCGATGCTGCACGATATCGTGGCAGCGATCCTGGCCTGGGCCTGCGCGTATCTGTTGCGCTTCAATTTCGAGTTGCCGCCGAATTTCGCGGTGGAGTTGCAGCAGACCCTGATCTGGGTGGTTCCGCTGCAGGTCGCGGTGTTCTGGCGCTTCGGCCTGTATCGCGGCATCTGGCGCTATGCCAGCCTCAACGACCTGCGCAACATCGCGCTGGCGGTGTTGCTGGCGGCGGTGGCCATCCCGTTCGTGCTGTGGATGCTGCGCGCCGACCTGGTCGTGCCGCGTTCGGTGCTGGTCATCAATCCGCTGCTGCTGTTGTTGATGATGGGCGGCAGCCGTTTCGCCTACCGCGTTTGGAAGGAGCAGGGCTGGTACGGTGAAGTGAAACTGCACGGCGAACCGGTATTGATACTGGGCGCGGGTGACGCGGCGGTGAGTCTCGCCAGGGAACTTTCAAGAAGCCGGGAATTGCGGCTGGTGGGCTACCTGGATGACGACACCGACAAGCACGGGCGCACGCTCAACGGGGTGCGGGTGCTGGGCGGTCTGGATAAGTTGCCGGAATGGGTGGCGCGGCTGGGCGTGCGCCAGGTGATCATCGCCATGCCGTCCGGCTCGCACCAGCAGCGCAAGCGCGCGGTCGAGCTCTGTACCTGCGCCAGTGTGAAGGCGCTGACCGTTCCCTCGTTCGACGACCTGATGAGCGGCAAGGTGTCGGTGTCGCAGCTGCGTGCCATCGAATTGGACGATCTGCTGGGTCGCGACCCGGTAGTACTGGACGAGGCCGGCCTGCATGGCCTGCTGACCGGCAGGACCGTGCTGGTGACCGGTGCAGGCGGCTCGATCGGTTCCGAATTGTGCCGCCAGATCGCGCGTTTCTCGCCGGCCACGCTGGTATTGCTCGAACAGGGCGAATTCGCGTTGTACACCATCGAACAGGAGTTGCGGCAGACCTTTCCCGGCCTGCATTGCATCTATCTGGCCGGCGATGTGCGCGATGCCGCACGGGTGGACGAGGTCATGCAACAGTACCGGCCGGATGTGCTGTTCCACGCGGCGGCCTACAAGCATGTGCCGCTGATGGAGCGGCACAACGCCTGGCAGGCGATCCGCAACAACGTGCTGGGCACCTGGACGGTGGCGCGCGCGGCACAGCGGCACGGTGTCGCCAGATTCGTGATGATCTCCACCGACAAGGCGGTGAATCCGACCAATGTGATGGGCGCGAGCAAGCGGCTGGCCGAGATGGTCTGCCAGGCATTGCAGCCTTCCTCCCGGAAAGAAGCCCCTCACCCCAACCCTCTGGGTGAAACAACTAGCCATTCGACTAGGCTGCAAACAACCGCAGCCAAGTCGCTGGTTATCCCGCTTGCGGGCGAGGGGGCAAACGTGAAAAGCGATCTTCAACCCTTGACGCGTTTCGTGATGGTGCGTTTTGGTAATGTGCTGGGCAGCACCGGCAGTGTGATCCCGAAATTCCGTGAACAGATCGCGCAGGGCGGACCGGTCACCGTGACCCATCCCGAGATCACGCGCTACTTCATGTCCATTCCCGAGGCGGCGCAACTGGTGTTGCAGGCGGGGTTGATGGGGCAGGGCGGAGAGATCTTCGTGCTGGACATGGGCGAGCCGGTGAGGATCGCCGACCTGGCCAGGGACCTGATACGGTTGTCCGGGTTCACTGAAGACGAGATCCGGATCGAGTTCTCCGGTCTGCGTCCCGGCGAGAAACTCTACGAGGAGCTGCTGGCCGACAACGAACACACCCTGCCGACGCCGCATCCCAAGTTGCGCATCGCGCAGGCGCGGCAGGTCGACGCGGACTGGCTGGCGCGATTGCTGGAATGGATCGGCGCGGCGACCATGGCCGACGAAAAGGCGAAAAGCGAACTGAAGTCCTGGGTGCCCGAATACCAGCCGAATCCGACGCCATCGACATCGCGGCAGGAAAAGCAGCCGTGAGATCGGGCACCGTTCCGACCCTGGCGCAGCGTTTTGTCATGCCGCCATTGCGCGTGAGCACGGTGTTGATCGGTCTTGCCGTACCCGTTTCCGTGGCGCTGGACAATCTGCTGCTGGCGATCGTTCTGCTCGGCGCGCTGTTCAACGCACGCTCCATCTGGCAGACGGCTGTGCAACATCCCGTCGCGCGCGCCGCGTGGTTGCTGTTCCTGGGATTGTTTGCCGCCATGTTCTACGGCGAGACGCCGTTGCGCGAGGCTGCCGGCATCCTGGGTAAATACGCCGACCTGGCCTTCATCCCGATGTTCATGCTGATACTGTCCGGCGAGATCGCCCGGCGCCGGGCGCAATACGCCTTCCTCGCGGCGATGGGGGCGACCCTGCTGCTGTCGTACCTGGTGGGCCTGGGCTGGCTGCCGGTGCAGTCATGGATGCCTGTGTGGGCAGCCATGGATAACCCGGTGATCTTCCACAGCCACATCACGCAGAACAACATGATGGCGATGGGCGCCTTTCTTGCGTTGCTCAATCTGCGCGAAGCGGCATCGTCCGGCGCGCGGCTGGCCTGGGGGACGTACGCCGGACTGGCCGGGATCAACGTGCTGTTCATGGTGCAGGGACGCACCGGTTACGTGATCCTGTTGCTGCTGCTGGGCTGGTTCGCATGGACGACGCTGGCGCGGCACAGACATAAGCGCGGCAAAGCGTGGGACTGGCGGCATGCTACCGCAGCGCTGCTGTTGCTGGCCGGCATGGCGAGCGCAGCCTTTCTTGCTTCGCCGCGCCTGCACGACCGGGTGTCCATGGTGGCGGACGAGTTCCAGGCATGGCAGCCGAACCACGGCTGGGAGAGCTCGACTGGCCAGCGGCGCGATTATTACTACAATACCCTGCAGATCGTGCAGCAGCACCCGCTGTTCGGTGTGGGCACCGGCGGTTTTCAGGCGGCTTTTGCGCGGCAGGTCGAGGGCAGCGAGGTCTTGCGGACGCACAACCCGCACAACGAATACCTGATGGTGACCGTGCAATGCGGCCTGGCTGGACTGGCGCTGCTGCTGTACCTGTTTTATGCGCAGTGGCGTTACGCGCCGCTGCTGGAAACCCCGTTCGAACAGGATGCGGCGCGCGGACTGGTGCTGGCGTATATGGCGAATTGCCTGGTCAACTCGGCGCTGCTGGATCATTCCGACGGGCTGTTCTTCGCGTTCATGACGGCGGTATTGTTTGCGAATCTCAAGGTGGCGAGACATGGCTGATGAAATCACAGGCGCGGCAAGCACCACCCCGGTTGGCCGCGGGCTTTCCGTCATCGTCATCACCCGGAACGAGGCGGCGAACATTCGCGCCTGTCTCGAATCGGTGGCATGGGCGGGCGAGATCGTGGTGGTCGATTCCGGCAGCAGCGACGGTACGGCAGAGATCTGCCGCGAGATGGGCGCGCGCGTGTTCGTCTGCGACTGGCCGGGTTTCGGTATACAGAAGAACCGGGCGCTGGATCATTCGACAAGAGAGTGGGTGTTCTCGATCGATGCCGACGAGCGCGTGACACCGGAGCTGCGCGCTGCCATCGAGGCCGTGCTGGCGGATACGGACAATGCGCATGCCGCTTACGAGATCTCGCGCCTGTCCAGCTACTGCGGCCGCTTCATGCGTCATTCAGGCTGGTACCCGGATCGCATCGTGCGTCTGTTCCGGCGCGATGCGGCAAGGTTCTCCGATGACCTGGTGCACGAGCGGCTGCGGGTGGAAGGCAGGACCGGCCTGCTGGATGGCGAGTTGCTGCATTACGCTTTCGACGACCTGGAAGAGGTGCTGCGCAAGGTCAACCAGTATTCATCGGCGGGGGCGGCGATGATGCAGCGGCGCGGCAGGCAGGCCTCGCTGTCCGGCGCGGTGCTGCGCGGGCTGTGGAGCTTCTTCCGCACCTATGTGCTGCGCGGCGGATTCCTCGACGGGCGCGAAGGCTTCATGCTGGCGGTTTCCAATGCCGAGGGCACGTACTACCGCTACCTGAAACTGATGCTGCTGAACAGAAAATCGTGATGCGTATTGCGCTGATCATCACCACCTACAACCGCCCCGACGCCTTGGCCGCGGTACTGGAGGGCTGTCTGGCGCAGACCGACGCGGATTTCGAGGTGATCATCGCGGACGATGGTTCCACGCAGGATACGGCGGATCTGGTTGCGGCTTACGGCGCACGCGCGCCGTTCCCCGTTACGCATGTCTGGCAGGCGGACGAAGGGTTCCGCGCTGCCGCGATCCGCAACCGTGCGCTGGCGGCCACCACTGCGGACTACATCGTGTTCATCGATGGCGATTGTGTGCTGCCGCCGGATTTCGTCGCCAGCCACCGCCGTCTGGCGGAGCGCGGCTGGTTCCTGTCCGGCAACCGCCTGATGCTGACGCAGGCGTTCACCGAACAGGTGTTGCGCGACAGATTGCCGATCCACCTGTGGGGAAGGCGCGACTGGCTGCGCGCGCGCCAGCGCGGAACAGATCGAACGCCTGTTGCCGTTGCTGCGGGTTCCCGGCATGGGCTGGCTGCGCAGGCGGTTGCCGACGCGCTGGCAGGGCGCGAAGACCTGCAACCTGTCGGCGTGGCGCGACGACCTGCTGCGCGTGAACGGCCTGGACGAGGCGCTATACCGGCTGGGGGCTGGAGGATTCCGACCTGGTGATACGGCTGCTGCGCGCCGGGGTGCACAACAAGTCGGCGCGTTTCGCAGTGCCGGTGTTCCACCTGTGGCATCGCGAGAACGACCGCGCCAACCTTGCGGAGAACCGACAGCGCCTGCACGAGGCGCTACAGGCGACGCACATCCGTGCGCAGCTGGGCGTGGACCAATACCTATGAAGATATTGCACGTGGTGCGGCGCTACGGGCCGGTGGGCGGCATGGAGCGCTATGTCTGGGAACTGACGCGCGAATTGCGCGAACTGGGGCACGAGGTCGAGGTGTTGTGCGAGGTCTGTCTTGCCAAAAAGCCGCATGGCATCGCCGTGCACGAGCTGGGCGCCATCGCGCCGCGCCCGCGCTGGTTGTCGCTGCTGCGCTTCGGCAAACGCGTCGCGCGCTGGCTGGCCGATAACCCGCATCCCGGCTGGCTGATCCACAGCCATGAGCGCCTGGCTTCGCATCATCTGACCACGTTCCATGGCCCGCCGTTCGCGTCGGTGCGCGACATGCCGTGGTGGCGCAAGGTTTCGTTGCGCGTCGCGATGCAGTTGTTCCTGGAGCGGCGCGAATTGAGCGCCGCACGATGCATCGTGCC is part of the Nitrosomonadales bacterium genome and encodes:
- a CDS encoding glycosyltransferase family 4 protein, whose product is MTYYSPLISAFVTMVTALILSRNKGDTLQDIPNERSLHTEPIPRTGGIALVAGVLSGWGLLFQFWAWWIVLPALGLFALSLVDDIRNLSPRTRLVGHFIAALVAVSGAGVPLLWAVPVVLFIVWMTNLYNFMDGSDGLAGGMALFGFSFYGIAGLMNGNEAFAILNLTVGAAALGFLYHNFHPARMFMGDAGSITLGFLAATFGVWGWQQGYWPFWFPILVFSPFVADATLTLFIRLRRGEKLAQAHRSHYYQRLVQMGWGHRNTALAEYLLMLLAGISALWGVGLDAMGQGGLLAWWGTIYLGLSMWVDRRWLRHQAGQGGNDGA
- a CDS encoding polysaccharide biosynthesis protein encodes the protein MARSWSGKAALAMLHDIVAAILAWACAYLLRFNFELPPNFAVELQQTLIWVVPLQVAVFWRFGLYRGIWRYASLNDLRNIALAVLLAAVAIPFVLWMLRADLVVPRSVLVINPLLLLLMMGGSRFAYRVWKEQGWYGEVKLHGEPVLILGAGDAAVSLARELSRSRELRLVGYLDDDTDKHGRTLNGVRVLGGLDKLPEWVARLGVRQVIIAMPSGSHQQRKRAVELCTCASVKALTVPSFDDLMSGKVSVSQLRAIELDDLLGRDPVVLDEAGLHGLLTGRTVLVTGAGGSIGSELCRQIARFSPATLVLLEQGEFALYTIEQELRQTFPGLHCIYLAGDVRDAARVDEVMQQYRPDVLFHAAAYKHVPLMERHNAWQAIRNNVLGTWTVARAAQRHGVARFVMISTDKAVNPTNVMGASKRLAEMVCQALQPSSRKEAPHPNPLGETTSHSTRLQTTAAKSLVIPLAGEGANVKSDLQPLTRFVMVRFGNVLGSTGSVIPKFREQIAQGGPVTVTHPEITRYFMSIPEAAQLVLQAGLMGQGGEIFVLDMGEPVRIADLARDLIRLSGFTEDEIRIEFSGLRPGEKLYEELLADNEHTLPTPHPKLRIAQARQVDADWLARLLEWIGAATMADEKAKSELKSWVPEYQPNPTPSTSRQEKQP
- a CDS encoding O-antigen ligase family protein — translated: MRSGTVPTLAQRFVMPPLRVSTVLIGLAVPVSVALDNLLLAIVLLGALFNARSIWQTAVQHPVARAAWLLFLGLFAAMFYGETPLREAAGILGKYADLAFIPMFMLILSGEIARRRAQYAFLAAMGATLLLSYLVGLGWLPVQSWMPVWAAMDNPVIFHSHITQNNMMAMGAFLALLNLREAASSGARLAWGTYAGLAGINVLFMVQGRTGYVILLLLLGWFAWTTLARHRHKRGKAWDWRHATAALLLLAGMASAAFLASPRLHDRVSMVADEFQAWQPNHGWESSTGQRRDYYYNTLQIVQQHPLFGVGTGGFQAAFARQVEGSEVLRTHNPHNEYLMVTVQCGLAGLALLLYLFYAQWRYAPLLETPFEQDAARGLVLAYMANCLVNSALLDHSDGLFFAFMTAVLFANLKVARHG
- a CDS encoding glycosyltransferase family 2 protein — encoded protein: MADEITGAASTTPVGRGLSVIVITRNEAANIRACLESVAWAGEIVVVDSGSSDGTAEICREMGARVFVCDWPGFGIQKNRALDHSTREWVFSIDADERVTPELRAAIEAVLADTDNAHAAYEISRLSSYCGRFMRHSGWYPDRIVRLFRRDAARFSDDLVHERLRVEGRTGLLDGELLHYAFDDLEEVLRKVNQYSSAGAAMMQRRGRQASLSGAVLRGLWSFFRTYVLRGGFLDGREGFMLAVSNAEGTYYRYLKLMLLNRKS